In Coleofasciculus chthonoplastes PCC 7420, a single genomic region encodes these proteins:
- a CDS encoding VWA domain-containing protein: protein MTQPERLRRWRLLLGGGDADGICQENGEGEAADSFTLNPTDQAIDNALSALYDSDRRGGLGSSSPNIARWLGDIRTYFPSSVVQVMQKDAMVRLNLQQMLLEPELLEAVEPDVHLVANLLSLSSIMPSKTQETARRVVRQVVEQLQRKLTNPTRQAIIGSLNRAIPNRRPRHNEIDWNRTIRANLKHYQPKYGTIIPETLIGYGRKRSSLHDIILCIDQSGSMATSVVYAGIFGAVLASLRAVQTRIVVFDTSVVDLTDAAQDPVDLLFGTQLGGGTDINRALTYCQGLVRRPQDTILVLISDLYEGGNREEMLKRVAALVGLGVQLITLLALNDEGAPMYDHWIAEKLAGLGIPAMACTPDQFPDLMAAAIQRQDITQWAAAQGMVLSRGLVTKP from the coding sequence ATGACCCAGCCAGAACGCCTACGCCGTTGGCGACTTCTCTTAGGGGGTGGAGACGCCGATGGTATTTGTCAGGAGAATGGTGAGGGAGAAGCCGCAGATTCCTTTACCCTTAATCCAACAGATCAAGCCATTGATAATGCCCTCAGCGCCCTCTACGATTCTGACCGCCGTGGTGGACTTGGGAGTTCTTCCCCCAATATTGCCCGTTGGTTAGGCGACATTCGCACCTATTTCCCCTCATCAGTCGTGCAGGTGATGCAAAAAGATGCAATGGTACGCCTTAACCTGCAACAGATGCTGCTGGAACCGGAACTGCTAGAAGCCGTTGAACCGGATGTTCATCTCGTGGCAAATCTACTATCCCTTAGTAGCATTATGCCCAGCAAAACCCAAGAAACCGCCCGCCGTGTGGTGCGTCAAGTGGTTGAACAATTGCAGCGTAAATTAACCAACCCCACCCGTCAAGCCATAATCGGTAGCCTCAACCGTGCCATTCCCAACCGCCGTCCCCGCCATAATGAAATCGACTGGAACCGCACTATTCGCGCTAACCTCAAACATTATCAACCTAAATACGGCACAATTATCCCCGAAACCCTAATCGGCTACGGACGCAAACGCAGTTCTTTACACGATATTATCCTTTGCATCGACCAAAGTGGTTCCATGGCAACGTCTGTCGTCTATGCGGGAATCTTTGGGGCGGTGCTAGCCTCTCTCAGGGCAGTGCAAACCCGAATTGTCGTATTTGATACGTCGGTCGTAGACTTAACCGACGCCGCGCAAGATCCCGTAGACTTACTCTTTGGTACTCAACTAGGAGGCGGAACCGATATTAACCGCGCCCTCACCTACTGCCAAGGACTGGTGCGTCGTCCTCAGGACACTATTTTAGTGTTAATTAGTGACCTATATGAAGGGGGAAACCGGGAAGAAATGCTTAAGCGCGTGGCGGCATTGGTGGGATTAGGAGTTCAGTTGATCACGCTGCTTGCCCTCAATGATGAAGGTGCGCCCATGTATGATCATTGGATAGCCGAAAAACTTGCCGGATTAGGTATCCCAGCCATGGCTTGCACGCCTGACCAGTTTCCTGATTTAATGGCAGCTGCAATTCAGCGTCAAGATATTACACAATGGGCGGCTGCACAGGGTATGGTGCTTAGTAGGGGTTTGGTTACCAAACCCTGA
- a CDS encoding SDR family oxidoreductase encodes MIETDKSYIFLAGASRGVGREIAKYLVEQNQKVKALLRSPDSRAELEAMGIQVVMGDALDAVTVEQAMLGDQPIQAVISTIGGLPKDGQRADFLGNKHLIDAAVKAKVQKFILISSIGSGESAIALPPQALTTLKPVLIEKEQAENYLQDSGLTYTVIRPGGLKSEPATGNGVVTENQKVAGTIHRADVAQLVCQCLFSDAANNKVLAAIDRTQMYGYPEFEELSLM; translated from the coding sequence ATGATTGAAACAGATAAGTCTTATATTTTTCTCGCAGGCGCTAGTCGCGGAGTGGGTCGAGAAATCGCCAAATACCTGGTTGAGCAAAACCAGAAGGTTAAAGCCCTGTTGCGTTCCCCGGACTCTCGCGCCGAGTTAGAAGCGATGGGGATTCAGGTGGTAATGGGAGATGCCCTAGATGCGGTAACGGTTGAACAAGCCATGCTGGGAGATCAACCGATTCAGGCGGTGATCAGTACGATAGGCGGCTTACCCAAGGATGGTCAACGAGCCGATTTTTTGGGCAACAAGCATTTAATTGATGCGGCTGTCAAGGCTAAGGTACAAAAGTTTATCCTGATTTCCTCGATTGGGAGTGGTGAGAGTGCGATCGCCTTACCCCCCCAAGCGTTGACCACGTTGAAGCCTGTACTTATTGAAAAAGAACAAGCGGAGAACTATTTGCAGGATAGCGGACTGACCTATACTGTGATTCGACCCGGTGGGTTGAAGTCAGAACCTGCAACCGGAAATGGTGTGGTGACAGAAAACCAAAAGGTGGCGGGAACAATTCATCGCGCTGATGTCGCCCAGTTGGTGTGTCAATGTCTATTTTCAGATGCGGCGAATAATAAAGTCCTAGCGGCTATTGACCGGACGCAGATGTATGGCTATCCGGAGTTTGAGGAACTCAGTTTGATGTGA
- the petN gene encoding cytochrome b6-f complex subunit PetN — MDILSLGWVATLVLFTWSIAMVVWARNGF; from the coding sequence ATGGATATTTTGTCATTAGGCTGGGTCGCCACTCTGGTTCTGTTCACTTGGTCGATTGCGATGGTAGTCTGGGCGCGTAACGGGTTCTAG
- a CDS encoding YajQ family cyclic di-GMP-binding protein has protein sequence MASTYSFDIVSDFDRQELVNALDQTNREISNRYDLKDTKTTVDLGDETITVNTDSEFTLDTVHSIMLTKATKRKLSPKIFDYGKVESASGNRVRQEIKLQKGISQDIGKKIAKLIRDEFKKVQASIQGDAVRVTSKSKDDLQQIIQRLKQEELPVALQFTNYR, from the coding sequence ATGGCTTCAACCTATTCATTTGATATCGTCAGTGATTTTGACCGACAAGAGTTGGTGAATGCCTTAGACCAAACCAATCGCGAAATTAGTAACCGTTATGACTTGAAAGACACAAAGACAACGGTTGACTTGGGGGATGAAACCATTACCGTGAATACCGACAGCGAATTCACCCTCGATACCGTACATAGCATTATGCTCACCAAAGCCACCAAGCGTAAACTCTCCCCGAAAATTTTCGACTACGGCAAAGTTGAATCAGCGAGTGGTAATCGAGTACGCCAAGAAATTAAACTGCAAAAAGGAATTAGTCAAGATATTGGCAAAAAAATCGCCAAACTGATTCGGGACGAATTCAAAAAAGTACAAGCCTCGATTCAAGGCGATGCGGTTAGAGTGACAAGTAAATCCAAAGATGATTTACAACAAATTATTCAGCGCTTGAAACAAGAGGAATTGCCTGTGGCGCTGCAATTTACAAATTATCGATAG
- a CDS encoding glycoside hydrolase 100 family protein, with product MNNQMVKAAQERLKLSIMSYQQQPVGTVASKEPAPKEEQLNYGHCFVRDFIPSGLAFLMQGERAIVRNFLEFTLGLQSDKLQTKDGEGLFAQVRKTWQGKELLIDGIRLGEGLMPASFEVTSSQNIEPDFGQRAIGRVTPVDSGLWWIILLRAYEKACQIANRPDESIVHRLEFQRGIQLILDICLSQRFDMTPTLLVPEAAFMIDRRMAVYGHPLEIQALFHQALYAARYELLQNESYIHKREIDTRLELLTNYIRERYWLDPKRLRAIYRYQTEEFGETALNKFNIYEMSVPDWVLPWLDRKGGYLAGNLGVGWIDFRFFTQGNLLAIISGLATPEQSQSIMNLIEIQWSKLIGNMPMKLCYPAVVGRDWETVTGCDPKNIPWSYHNGGSWPVLLWSLTAAAIKTQRVELAKKAIETAEEYLLDDEWPEYYDGEMGETIGREARLYQTWTIAGYLVANYLIQNPEHLNLMCFNDNPQAIMD from the coding sequence ATGAATAACCAGATGGTCAAAGCAGCACAAGAACGACTGAAACTCTCGATTATGAGTTATCAGCAACAGCCTGTTGGCACTGTCGCCTCTAAGGAACCTGCTCCCAAAGAAGAACAACTTAATTATGGTCACTGCTTTGTCCGCGATTTTATTCCATCGGGACTGGCGTTTCTCATGCAAGGGGAACGGGCAATTGTCCGCAACTTTTTGGAATTCACCCTAGGGTTACAGTCGGATAAATTACAGACAAAAGACGGTGAAGGTTTATTTGCCCAAGTGAGGAAAACCTGGCAAGGCAAAGAACTGCTCATTGATGGGATTCGCTTGGGAGAAGGCTTGATGCCTGCTAGTTTTGAGGTGACATCAAGTCAAAACATTGAGCCAGATTTTGGTCAACGGGCAATTGGTAGAGTCACGCCTGTTGATTCGGGGTTGTGGTGGATTATTCTCTTGCGGGCGTATGAAAAAGCGTGTCAAATCGCCAATCGACCTGATGAAAGTATTGTCCATCGCCTGGAATTCCAACGTGGTATCCAGTTAATTCTGGATATTTGCTTAAGCCAGCGCTTCGATATGACTCCCACCTTATTAGTTCCCGAAGCCGCATTTATGATTGACCGTCGCATGGCGGTTTATGGACATCCGTTGGAAATTCAGGCGTTATTTCATCAAGCTTTATATGCGGCTCGTTATGAACTGCTGCAAAATGAAAGCTATATTCACAAACGGGAAATTGATACTCGTTTAGAGTTACTAACCAATTATATTCGAGAACGGTATTGGCTAGATCCCAAACGCTTGAGGGCAATCTATCGCTACCAAACTGAAGAGTTTGGTGAAACGGCGTTAAATAAATTTAATATCTACGAAATGTCTGTACCGGATTGGGTTCTCCCTTGGCTCGACCGCAAAGGCGGATATTTAGCGGGGAATTTAGGTGTCGGTTGGATTGATTTTCGCTTTTTTACTCAGGGGAATTTACTGGCGATTATTTCTGGTTTGGCGACTCCTGAGCAATCGCAAAGCATTATGAATCTAATTGAAATACAATGGTCAAAGTTGATTGGTAATATGCCAATGAAACTCTGTTATCCTGCGGTTGTGGGTCGGGATTGGGAAACGGTGACTGGATGCGACCCGAAAAATATTCCTTGGTCGTATCACAATGGGGGAAGTTGGCCCGTTTTACTTTGGTCATTGACGGCGGCGGCGATAAAAACCCAGAGAGTTGAGTTAGCTAAGAAAGCGATTGAAACGGCGGAAGAATACTTACTGGATGATGAGTGGCCCGAATATTATGATGGAGAAATGGGTGAAACCATTGGTAGAGAGGCGCGGCTGTATCAAACGTGGACAATTGCAGGGTATTTAGTCGCTAACTATCTGATTCAAAATCCGGAGCATTTGAATTTAATGTGTTTTAATGATAATCCCCAAGCAATAATGGATTAG
- the hemL gene encoding glutamate-1-semialdehyde 2,1-aminomutase has translation MVTTSSWTTTKSEEIFQAAQNLMPGGVSSPVRAFKSVGGQPIVFDRVKGAYVWDVDGNQYIDYVGTWGPAICGHAHPEVISALHEALEKGTSFGAPSALENVLASMVIEAVPSIDMVRFVNSGTEACMAVIRLMRAFTGRDKIIKFSGCYHGHADMLLVQAGSGVATLGLPDSPGVPKSATASTLTAIYNDLESVKSLFEANPDSIAGVILEPVVGNSGFVPPDAGFLEGLRLITQEHGALLVFDEVMTGFRIAYGGAQEKFGVTPDLTTLGKVIGGGLPVGAYGGRKDIMSMVAPAGPMYQAGTLSGNPLAMTAGIKTLELLQKPGTYEQLDKITKKLSEGLLQIAKETGHPACGGQISAMFGMFFTGGPVRNYDDAKTSDLAKFSRFHRGMLERGIYLAPSQFEAGFTSLAHTDEDIDRTLEAAREVMSSI, from the coding sequence TTGGTTACCACCTCGTCCTGGACAACCACGAAATCAGAAGAAATTTTCCAAGCAGCCCAAAACCTGATGCCGGGGGGTGTCAGTTCACCGGTTCGGGCATTTAAGTCTGTTGGCGGACAACCCATTGTATTTGACCGGGTTAAGGGTGCCTACGTATGGGATGTCGATGGCAATCAGTACATTGACTATGTTGGCACTTGGGGACCCGCCATTTGCGGTCATGCCCACCCAGAGGTCATTTCCGCCCTGCACGAGGCTCTAGAAAAAGGTACAAGCTTTGGTGCCCCTTCTGCGCTAGAGAACGTTTTAGCCTCCATGGTGATTGAAGCCGTTCCCAGTATCGACATGGTGCGGTTTGTCAATTCCGGTACGGAAGCTTGTATGGCAGTCATTCGCCTGATGCGTGCCTTTACAGGCAGAGATAAAATTATCAAATTCTCTGGCTGTTACCATGGTCACGCCGATATGCTGCTCGTGCAAGCCGGTTCTGGGGTTGCTACCCTGGGCTTACCCGACTCTCCCGGTGTCCCTAAATCCGCAACAGCCAGTACCCTGACTGCCATTTATAACGATTTGGAATCAGTCAAATCTCTGTTTGAAGCCAATCCAGATAGTATTGCTGGGGTGATTCTTGAACCCGTAGTTGGTAACTCTGGTTTTGTTCCCCCTGATGCTGGATTCCTGGAAGGCTTACGCCTGATTACGCAGGAACATGGTGCGCTGTTAGTCTTTGACGAAGTGATGACGGGGTTCCGGATTGCCTACGGTGGCGCTCAAGAAAAATTTGGCGTGACTCCCGATTTAACCACATTGGGTAAAGTGATTGGTGGGGGTTTACCCGTGGGTGCTTATGGGGGACGTAAAGATATCATGTCCATGGTTGCACCTGCTGGTCCGATGTACCAAGCCGGCACCCTTTCCGGTAATCCCTTGGCGATGACGGCGGGGATTAAAACCCTAGAGTTATTGCAAAAACCGGGAACTTACGAACAGCTTGACAAAATCACCAAAAAGCTATCCGAGGGGTTATTACAAATTGCCAAAGAAACCGGACATCCTGCTTGCGGTGGACAAATTAGTGCCATGTTTGGCATGTTTTTCACCGGCGGTCCTGTGCGTAATTACGACGATGCCAAAACGTCGGATTTAGCCAAGTTCAGCCGCTTCCATCGTGGCATGTTAGAACGGGGAATTTATCTGGCACCGTCCCAGTTTGAGGCAGGGTTTACCTCCTTGGCGCACACCGATGAGGATATTGACCGCACGTTAGAAGCAGCGCGGGAGGTTATGTCGAGTATTTAA
- a CDS encoding pentapeptide repeat-containing protein, with protein sequence MKLNILTILLLLTPFWSATPLNAENPDHLKQLQDTGECSTCDLTNADLSNTNLSQSILTYADLSQANLTQATLSDANLKYADLINANLSNADLKNADLTRAFLGGADLTAADLREAKFKTANLSNATLIGANLTQTQLSLANLSEANLSQSILTLAELRGADLRRANLDKARLNGANLKAANLREANLSNARLNNANLNGAYLRGANLSNSFLTNADLREANLWDVDLSRANLQDANLTGAVFCNTTLPDRTISNRDCP encoded by the coding sequence ATGAAACTCAACATTCTGACTATTCTCTTACTTCTAACACCCTTTTGGTCAGCCACTCCTCTAAACGCGGAAAATCCTGACCATCTGAAACAGTTACAAGACACGGGCGAATGTTCTACCTGTGACTTAACCAATGCCGATCTGAGTAATACTAACTTGAGTCAAAGTATCTTGACTTATGCCGACTTGAGTCAAGCCAACCTTACCCAAGCGACTCTCAGTGATGCTAATCTCAAATATGCTGACCTGATTAATGCTAACCTCAGCAACGCTGACTTAAAAAATGCTGATCTAACTCGCGCCTTTCTCGGTGGTGCAGATCTCACGGCTGCGGATCTCAGAGAAGCTAAATTCAAAACGGCTAACCTAAGTAATGCGACTCTTATTGGTGCTAACTTAACCCAAACGCAGTTAAGTTTAGCCAACTTGAGTGAAGCCAATCTGTCTCAATCGATTCTTACTCTAGCGGAACTCAGAGGCGCTGATCTCAGACGTGCCAATCTAGATAAAGCTAGACTCAATGGTGCTAATCTGAAAGCCGCTAATCTTAGAGAAGCGAACCTGAGTAATGCCAGACTTAATAACGCGAATTTAAATGGTGCTTACCTCAGAGGGGCTAATTTGAGTAATAGCTTTTTGACTAATGCTGATTTACGCGAAGCAAACCTCTGGGATGTTGACCTGAGTCGCGCTAATTTACAAGATGCTAATTTAACTGGTGCAGTGTTTTGTAATACTACTCTACCCGATAGAACAATTTCTAACCGCGATTGTCCTTAA
- a CDS encoding DUF4388 domain-containing protein, whose amino-acid sequence MSITGFLSDFSLPEIFRFIDQGNKSGVLMLRSRSESGATSSYYIWVNNGNVITAANQLNDEGLLSLIQQYEWVSNRVVTKLAQLCPEDQPLGLYLKQQGALRGEQLEHLFQVQVVQQLCLIFQLKDAHFRFEQNTPSPTREMTGLQSPARIIEVVFQKLIVLRQLFVARHLRHKRNGSRLSENFCQQLGLTMDIAFFHCLKLSLFDMNYTLADLAKIVDIYYRPYDIPKSKFSAARALI is encoded by the coding sequence ATGTCCATTACAGGGTTTCTTTCGGATTTTTCTCTGCCGGAAATTTTTCGATTTATCGATCAGGGAAACAAAAGCGGCGTACTGATGCTGCGATCGCGCTCCGAATCAGGAGCTACCTCGTCTTATTATATTTGGGTGAATAATGGCAATGTTATCACCGCCGCCAACCAATTGAACGATGAAGGGTTACTCTCGCTGATCCAGCAATACGAGTGGGTAAGTAACCGTGTTGTCACGAAACTGGCTCAGTTGTGTCCAGAAGATCAACCTCTGGGATTGTATCTGAAACAGCAAGGTGCATTGCGGGGTGAACAACTCGAACATTTGTTCCAAGTCCAAGTCGTACAGCAACTGTGTTTAATTTTTCAACTCAAAGACGCTCACTTTAGATTTGAACAGAATACGCCGAGTCCAACACGAGAGATGACGGGGTTGCAGTCGCCCGCCCGGATTATCGAGGTTGTGTTCCAAAAACTCATTGTTTTAAGACAACTGTTTGTTGCTCGGCATCTGCGGCATAAACGTAATGGAAGTAGACTCTCAGAAAACTTTTGTCAGCAATTGGGATTGACGATGGATATTGCTTTTTTTCATTGTCTCAAGTTATCCTTGTTTGACATGAATTATACCTTGGCTGATTTAGCTAAAATTGTTGATATATACTATCGTCCCTATGACATTCCTAAATCAAAGTTTTCAGCAGCAAGAGCTTTAATTTAA
- the trpB gene encoding tryptophan synthase subunit beta yields the protein MTQTPLPNSRSSTDVVNEQPDALGRFGKFGGKYVPETLMPALFELEQSFKQYRNHPDFQQELQQLLRDYVGRPSPLYFAERLTAHYARPDGGGAQIYLKREDLNHTGAHKINNALAQVLLAKRMGKKRIIAETGAGQHGVATATVCARFGLECIIYMGVQDMERQALNVFRMRLMGAKVQPVEAGTGTLKDATSEAIRDWVTNVETTHYILGSVAGPHPYPLLVRDFQAIIGQETRTQCQEKWGGLPDILLACVGGGSNAMGLFHEFVNESNVRLIGVEAAGEGVTSTKHAATLTLGRPGVLHGAMSYLLQDTDGQVVEAHSVSAGLDYPGVGPEHSYLKDSGRAEYYSVSDQDAIAAFRQLSELEGIIPALETAHAIAYLETLCPQLQGSPKIVINCSGRGDKDVQTVGKLIQLDSQD from the coding sequence GTGACCCAAACTCCCCTTCCTAATTCCCGCTCCTCTACCGATGTAGTAAATGAACAACCGGATGCCTTAGGGCGTTTTGGCAAATTTGGCGGCAAGTATGTGCCGGAAACTCTAATGCCAGCACTGTTCGAGTTAGAGCAGTCGTTTAAACAGTACCGCAACCATCCCGATTTTCAGCAGGAATTGCAACAGTTATTACGCGATTATGTCGGGCGTCCTAGTCCTTTATATTTTGCGGAACGGTTAACCGCCCACTATGCCAGACCCGATGGCGGTGGAGCGCAAATTTATTTGAAACGGGAAGACTTAAATCATACCGGCGCTCATAAGATCAATAATGCCTTAGCCCAGGTCTTATTAGCCAAGCGGATGGGCAAAAAGCGGATTATAGCAGAAACCGGGGCAGGTCAACATGGTGTGGCAACGGCAACAGTTTGTGCGCGGTTCGGCTTGGAATGCATTATCTATATGGGTGTTCAGGATATGGAACGCCAAGCCCTGAACGTGTTTCGGATGCGGCTCATGGGTGCGAAAGTTCAACCAGTGGAAGCGGGAACGGGTACGCTCAAAGATGCCACCTCGGAAGCGATTCGCGACTGGGTAACGAATGTGGAAACCACCCATTACATCCTCGGTTCAGTCGCCGGTCCTCATCCCTATCCCTTGCTCGTGCGTGACTTTCAGGCAATTATTGGTCAAGAAACCCGCACCCAATGTCAAGAGAAATGGGGTGGCTTACCGGATATCTTGTTAGCTTGTGTCGGTGGCGGTTCCAATGCGATGGGACTCTTCCATGAATTTGTTAACGAATCCAACGTGCGGTTAATTGGTGTTGAAGCGGCTGGGGAAGGTGTTACGTCTACCAAGCACGCCGCTACCCTAACCTTAGGGCGTCCCGGTGTACTGCATGGGGCAATGAGCTATTTACTCCAAGATACCGATGGTCAAGTGGTGGAAGCCCATTCCGTTAGTGCGGGACTCGATTATCCGGGTGTTGGACCCGAACACAGTTATTTGAAAGATAGTGGTCGAGCAGAATACTATAGCGTCAGCGACCAAGACGCGATCGCAGCGTTTCGCCAGTTATCGGAACTCGAAGGGATTATTCCCGCCCTAGAAACCGCCCACGCGATCGCATATCTAGAAACCCTCTGTCCTCAACTTCAGGGTAGCCCTAAAATTGTGATCAATTGTTCGGGTCGCGGTGATAAAGATGTACAAACCGTTGGTAAGTTGATTCAGTTAGACTCCCAGGATTAA